One part of the Deltaproteobacteria bacterium genome encodes these proteins:
- a CDS encoding PAS domain S-box protein: protein MENLNKTGKQPLKELASLEDLAAEFDVWKANLTKIEVLVQKIRSRLERYIEQCAEQSLPGLERLEHQQNDLKGLQADLRANERKFETLFDHIPTFSFVIDRNHRRVAYNQASPRKFRKEIGTKTLDLQCVDKPTREFWHHVEEQVINSGCATWYVERVHTESGKTLYYENRIAPIIDADGRVAMLVGIASDITERRQVEEALLAKEKKLREQARALQDANTALEVLLRHGEEKSERLQKSVQISVQMLVLPYLEKLKDTELTTEQKAYVNIAMSHLSEITSQFVSRLSSKSFGLTPRELQVASLVRNGKDSAAIADILCISEDTVSFHRKKIRSKLGLKKKNVNLTTYLSTLAQ, encoded by the coding sequence AAAACTTGAATAAGACCGGGAAACAACCCTTAAAAGAACTCGCCTCTTTAGAGGACCTCGCTGCTGAATTCGACGTCTGGAAAGCGAACCTGACGAAAATTGAGGTGCTTGTTCAGAAAATCCGCTCCAGGTTAGAGCGTTATATTGAACAGTGCGCCGAGCAATCCCTCCCTGGGTTGGAGCGGCTGGAGCACCAGCAAAATGACCTCAAGGGACTTCAAGCAGACTTGAGAGCAAACGAGAGGAAATTCGAGACCCTTTTTGACCACATTCCAACATTCTCTTTTGTGATCGATCGAAACCATCGCCGCGTAGCTTACAACCAGGCATCACCTCGTAAATTCAGAAAGGAGATCGGCACAAAAACTCTTGATTTACAATGCGTCGACAAACCCACCAGGGAGTTCTGGCACCATGTGGAAGAACAAGTGATCAACTCCGGTTGTGCTACTTGGTATGTTGAACGAGTGCATACCGAGAGTGGGAAAACTCTTTATTACGAAAACCGAATTGCACCCATCATAGATGCTGATGGCCGTGTTGCTATGCTGGTTGGCATTGCCTCAGATATTACTGAACGCAGGCAAGTGGAAGAAGCTCTTTTGGCAAAAGAAAAGAAGCTCAGGGAACAAGCTCGCGCTCTCCAGGATGCCAACACTGCTCTAGAGGTCTTACTCCGTCATGGCGAGGAGAAAAGCGAGAGACTGCAGAAAAGCGTCCAAATTAGTGTGCAAATGCTGGTCTTGCCATACTTGGAAAAACTGAAGGATACGGAACTTACAACGGAACAGAAGGCGTACGTAAATATAGCGATGTCGCACCTTTCTGAAATTACTTCTCAATTTGTCAGTAGACTGTCTTCCAAGTCTTTTGGCCTCACTCCGAGAGAACTCCAGGTGGCCAGTCTCGTGAGAAACGGCAAAGACAGTGCGGCTATTGCAGATATACTTTGCATTTCGGAAGATACCGTGTCTTTTCACCGCAAAAAGATCAGATCCAAGCTTGGACTCAAGAAAAAAAACGTGAATTTAACCACCTACCTCTCAACCTTGGCGCAATAA